CGATGCCCTCCATCAGAAGAGGAATACTTAGCGCTTTGCGCGGCAGTATGGACATGCTCTCCCACTTCATCAGCTTCGGCGGGGTAATGTCTACGGACACCCCTTGATTGGAGAGAATAGTACTGGCATTGCCGCTAATCATATTGCCAAGCTCCGATATGGCACTCTGCCCCATCTCATCCATCTCCGTAATCACATAACCGCCCATCATGGCCGACACCATCTTAAGTGCCACCGGTTCGGCAATCCCGAAGATAATATTCCCGGTGAGCTGACCTGTCATTCCCACTTG
This genomic interval from Paenibacillus sp. FSL H8-0332 contains the following:
- a CDS encoding chemotaxis protein CheX produces the protein MKAEVINPFLESARIVIEQVIQVSPSTGMLGIKDIELIDNHIWIQVGMTGQLTGNIIFGIAEPVALKMVSAMMGGYVITEMDEMGQSAISELGNMISGNASTILSNQGVSVDITPPKLMKWESMSILPRKALSIPLLMEGIGELDIQVMIS